Proteins found in one Choristoneura fumiferana chromosome 16, NRCan_CFum_1, whole genome shotgun sequence genomic segment:
- the LOC141436544 gene encoding uncharacterized protein: MARGKFPIPTGLAWGVRGPVCLLGHGGGGRGLDRKLPCRANAILQDAKAAIETSGNLKRVIRDTVVEALHALHEMILRLADSRSRHLTEVQRVKMVNERRVAALEAIHSRRLQEALEVEREERRNAGRAIEALTWELRNQREYQRAEFEETLEALKSSKGAPDGDGRGVIRGPVRGTEDIVLMRKIDEIRVAITRPQRDGGEVAREELRLERKKERKNAAAQGEGIREGIRAVEGALGALGEEVRSLGAVNNTRQIITRIEEEGRGLKEEATRVKLAIVEGFSEMRDEITAAAVLRHAVPSLREELDRTGLPFKDNSGREDPLRRDAGEREWVRVESRAEARRQSRAARADPDRGAPSASFPLLVESVDPRHTSTEIIGMIKAKVNVVELGIGVETVRKLRNQKASFGLSSEAERGRLLGAIKEKCPGLTVTTPHLKNPLIRLAGVTRDIPDSDVPQAILNQNGHIFEGLPDAERELKVQRRTKGRTDVITNVILEVSPSLWSRMEGKRIRLGYQVVPAYDQSPVIQCYRCVGFGHFARDCGREPVCAYCLGGHESRRCGREGEIPQCKNCRAAKRDGVDHSAFSRDCPEWQKWDRLARASVRYC, translated from the exons ATGGCGCGtgggaagttcccaatccccacCGGGCTCGCGTGGGG CGTTCGAGGACCGGTCTGTCTGCTCGGCCACGGGGGTGGTGGGAGGGGTCTTGATCGGAAACTGCCTTGCAGAGCTAACGCGATCCTCCAGGATGCCAAAGCTGCGATAGAGACCTCGGGTAACCTAAAGAGGGTTATCAGGGATACGGTGGTCGAGGCGTTACATGCATTGCACGAAATGATCCTGAGGCTCGCCGACTCCAGGAGCAGACACCTTACGGAGGTTCAAAGGGTTAAAATGGTTAATGAGCGTAGGGTGGCGGCATTGGAGGCGATCCACAGCCGTAGGCTCCAAGAGGCGCTGGAGGTGGAGCGTGAGGAGAGGAGGAACGCTGGCAGGGCAATTGAGGCTCTCACTTGGGAACTTCGTAACCAGAGAGAGtaccagagagcggaatttgAGGAGACTCTGGAAGCCCTGAAAAGCTCAAAAGGGGCCCCAGATGGGGATGGTAGGGGAGTTATTCGGGGACCCGTTCGGGGTACGGAGGATATTGTTCTCATGAGAAAAATAGATGAGATAAGGGTAGCCATTACCCGGCCGCAAAGGGACGGAGGGGAGGTGGCCAGAGAGGAGCTCaggttagaaagaaagaaagaaagaaagaatgcgGCGGCCCAGGGAGAGGGCATCAGGGAGGGGATTAGAGCGGTGGAAGGGGCGCTGGGAGCGCTGGGGGAGGAGGTTCGTAGTCTTGGAGCGGTAAACAACACCAGGCAGATAATTACACGGATCGAGGAAGAGGGGAGGGGTTTGAAGGAAGAGGCGACCAGGGTTAAATTGGCCATTGTGGAGGGGTTTTCGGAGATGCGTGACGAGATTACTGCAGCGGCCGTTCTTCGCCACGCAGTGCCAAGTCTTCGCGAAGAGTTGGACCGGACAGGGCTACCCTTTAAAGATAATTCTGGAAGGGAGGACCCCCTGCGGAGGGATGCCGGGGAGAGGGAATGGGTTAGGGTTGAGTCTCGGGCTGAAGCAAGGCGGCAGAGTAGGGCCGCTCGAGCTGACCCTGATCGTGGGGCCCCGTCGGCGTCATTTCCGCTGCTCGTGGAGTCAGTAGACCCTCGACACACCAGTACAGAGATTATAGGGATGATTAAGGCAAAGGTAAATGTTGTGGAATTGGGAATTGGAGTGGAGACTGTCCGGAAGCTGAGGAACCAGAAAGCCTCCTTTGGTTTGAGTTCTGAGGCGGAAAGAGGCAGATTGCTGGGGGCAATAAAGGAAAAGTGTCCTGGCCTCACAGTCACTACTCCCCACCTTAAGAACCCTCTCATAAGGCTCGCTGGAGTGACTAGGGATATCCCGGACAGTGATGTACCGCAAGCCATATTAAACCAGAATGGCCATATATTTGAGGGACTTCCTGACGCAGAAAGGGAACTAAAGGTGCAGAGGCGCACCAAGGGAAGGACGGACGTAATTACCAACGTAATTTTGGAGGTCAGCCCGAGTCTCTGGTCTCGTATGGAAGGTAAACGGATCCGGCTGGGGTACCAGGTGGTACCCGCATATGATCAATCCCCTGTTATCCAATGTTATAGGTGTGTGGGCTTCGGCCATTTTGCCAGGGACTGCGGGAGGGAACCAGTTTGCGCGTATTGTCTGGGCGGCCATGAATCCCGGAGGTGTGGACGAGAAGGAGAGATCCCACAATGCAAAAATTGCAGGGCGGCCAAACGAGACGGGGTCGATCACTCTGCATTCAGCCGCGATTGTCCAGAATGGCAGAAGTGGGACAGGCTGGCGAGGGCTAGCGTAAGATATTGCTAA